One window from the genome of Acidobacteriota bacterium encodes:
- a CDS encoding type III secretion protein, with protein MSTIRSFAGSRMRLLRASLLVLLAAGLLGCGATEIASGLTEGEAQEAVVTLQQFGISAEKVRVGEGEEATFSVTVPAAEVASANQILKKYELPREKPKGLGEIFTQGGLIPTATEEKAMMLLAIQGEIARTLETVDGIAAARVHIVMPEKDPLAEGGGTPATASVFIKYRGEQLPLTPEEIKQIVAHSVDGLDPNRVAVVLKPILIDQGKLTRMAKTSTVIAGQDPTIFIIVLAGLCLVLVIVMVVLVLKLQSEKSRYLQLRREMGAGGR; from the coding sequence ATGAGCACAATCCGTTCGTTTGCCGGAAGCCGGATGCGGCTCCTGCGCGCATCCCTGCTCGTCCTTTTGGCGGCCGGCCTTCTCGGCTGCGGCGCCACCGAGATCGCCTCCGGGCTCACCGAAGGAGAGGCCCAGGAAGCCGTGGTCACCCTCCAGCAGTTCGGCATCTCGGCCGAAAAGGTGCGGGTCGGCGAGGGCGAGGAAGCCACCTTTTCGGTGACGGTGCCCGCCGCCGAAGTGGCCAGCGCCAACCAGATCCTGAAAAAATACGAGCTGCCCCGCGAGAAGCCGAAGGGCCTGGGCGAGATCTTCACGCAGGGCGGGCTGATCCCCACGGCCACCGAGGAAAAGGCGATGATGCTGCTGGCCATCCAGGGCGAGATCGCCCGCACCCTCGAGACCGTGGACGGCATCGCCGCCGCCCGGGTGCACATTGTGATGCCGGAAAAGGACCCGCTGGCCGAAGGCGGCGGCACCCCGGCGACCGCCAGCGTCTTCATCAAGTACCGCGGCGAACAGCTCCCCCTGACCCCCGAGGAGATCAAGCAGATCGTCGCCCACTCCGTGGACGGCCTGGACCCGAACCGCGTGGCCGTGGTCCTGAAGCCCATCCTCATCGACCAGGGCAAGCTGACCCGCATGGCCAAGACAAGCACCGTGATCGCCGGCCAGGATCCCACCATCTTCATCATCGTGCTGGCCGGCCTCTGCCTCGTGCTGGTGATCGTCATGGTGGTGCTGGTGCTGAAGCTGCAGAGCGAGAAGAGCCGCTACCTGCAACTCCGTCGGGAGATGGGTGCCGGCGGCCGGTAG
- a CDS encoding class I SAM-dependent methyltransferase: protein MELEPCVKQSARRILPRWLLDRLDPVEARIGRAVKAFAARRADGEVVLDAGCGESRFRALFSRQRLVGYDRGIGDLRWDYGRVDVRGDLRELALRDAAADAALCVVTLEHVPDPVGTLAELARVLKPGGELLLVVPFLWEIHQAPHDYFRFTRFGVARLLAGAGLAAEAIEPLGGFFAVLARRSVAALAFFQGGWRWALFVLLAPALGLLAPLVLGWLDGLDRERAFTLGYEVCARKPVRAGDGA from the coding sequence ATGGAGCTGGAGCCTTGCGTCAAGCAATCGGCCCGCCGGATCCTGCCCCGCTGGCTCCTTGACCGGCTGGATCCCGTCGAAGCCCGCATCGGTCGGGCGGTGAAGGCGTTCGCCGCCCGGCGGGCGGACGGCGAAGTGGTCCTGGACGCCGGCTGCGGCGAGAGCCGGTTCCGCGCCCTGTTTTCGCGGCAGCGCCTGGTGGGCTACGACCGGGGCATCGGCGACCTGCGGTGGGACTACGGCCGGGTGGACGTGCGGGGCGACCTCCGCGAACTGGCGCTTCGCGACGCGGCGGCCGATGCGGCGCTGTGCGTGGTCACCCTGGAGCACGTGCCCGACCCGGTCGGCACGCTGGCCGAGCTGGCTCGAGTGCTCAAACCCGGCGGCGAGCTGCTGCTGGTGGTGCCGTTTCTGTGGGAAATCCACCAGGCGCCCCACGACTACTTCCGGTTCACCCGCTTCGGCGTGGCGCGGCTGCTGGCTGGCGCCGGTCTGGCGGCGGAAGCCATCGAGCCGCTGGGCGGATTCTTCGCCGTGCTGGCGCGGCGCAGTGTCGCGGCCCTGGCGTTCTTTCAGGGCGGCTGGCGCTGGGCGCTGTTCGTGCTGCTGGCGCCTGCGTTGGGGCTGCTCGCTCCGCTGGTCCTGGGCTGGCTGGACGGGCTGGACCGGGAGCGGGCGTTCACCCTGGGCTATGAAGTCTGCGCCCGCAAACCCGTGCGCGCCGGCGACGGCGCCTGA
- a CDS encoding flagellar hook-length control protein FliK, translating to MTTDKISSASGGPPIDPSADAGAAPAVERKDAPSAFDKVMDKKERERDDRDDVRKGADRTSPKHTPVDKDAPLREFPVYHHLRTRTIEPPAAGDLRTDAALPRKVIDEVVQAVRVGVNRAGDKELQFDLKSTVMDGMTIRVSIHDNRVVTILEATSRDVRDKLEAHVGELMHTLTQKGLQVASVEVQYKEPPKQQDQQSREQQQQQQQEEDETEDWTKI from the coding sequence ATGACTACCGACAAGATCTCTTCCGCCTCGGGCGGCCCACCCATCGATCCGTCTGCCGACGCGGGCGCCGCGCCGGCCGTGGAACGCAAGGATGCGCCGTCCGCCTTTGATAAGGTCATGGACAAAAAAGAACGCGAGCGGGACGACCGGGACGACGTCCGCAAAGGCGCCGATCGAACCTCCCCGAAGCATACGCCCGTCGACAAGGACGCCCCCCTGCGCGAGTTCCCCGTCTACCACCATCTGCGCACCCGGACCATCGAGCCGCCGGCCGCCGGCGATCTCCGCACAGACGCAGCCCTGCCGCGGAAGGTCATCGACGAGGTGGTGCAGGCCGTGCGGGTGGGCGTCAACCGGGCCGGCGACAAGGAACTCCAGTTCGACCTGAAGTCCACGGTCATGGACGGCATGACCATCCGGGTGAGCATCCACGACAACCGGGTCGTGACCATCCTGGAGGCCACCAGCCGGGATGTGCGTGACAAGCTGGAAGCCCATGTGGGAGAACTCATGCACACCCTCACCCAGAAGGGCCTGCAGGTGGCCTCCGTGGAAGTACAGTACAAGGAGCCGCCCAAGCAGCAGGACCAGCAGTCCCGCGAGCAGCAGCAACAGCAGCAGCAGGAAGAGGACGAGACCGAAGACTGGACGAAAATTTAA
- a CDS encoding radical SAM protein encodes MKKPSHYEQLLEAAARDRVPISVLAELTYRCVHRCRHCYTSGGDTRWDAADEFATAAWLDVFDQLAAAGTLFLTLSGGEPLLRADFWELLDEAVRRGFHTRGFTSGFTVDAAAAERLAASGAAGVDVSFYSADPTVFDAVTRVPGSFDRVMASIELLTAAGLPPRLKTPVMRANASTLAATWRYARSRGWPFLVDFMLVPPPGGDAQYLERLDGDELMAVLAECREFLQPADPERRDTDMTLCSAGFRFCTVDPAGRVWGCSFQDEPAGDLRRERFVDIWRDSPALAAFRRLSRAAWTACRTCALDAVCRRCPAFSARTGGTHTELSDAACRLGRLVAEAAGSITTEDTGDTGDTGDTE; translated from the coding sequence TTGAAAAAACCTTCGCACTATGAGCAACTGCTGGAAGCGGCCGCCCGCGACCGCGTCCCCATCTCGGTGCTGGCGGAGCTGACGTACCGGTGCGTCCACCGCTGCCGGCACTGCTACACGAGCGGCGGCGACACGCGGTGGGACGCGGCGGACGAGTTCGCCACCGCCGCGTGGCTGGACGTCTTCGACCAGCTCGCCGCCGCGGGCACCCTGTTCCTCACCTTAAGCGGCGGGGAGCCGCTGCTGCGGGCCGACTTTTGGGAGCTGCTGGACGAGGCGGTGCGGCGCGGCTTCCACACCCGGGGGTTCACGTCGGGCTTTACCGTCGACGCGGCGGCGGCCGAGCGACTGGCGGCGTCGGGCGCCGCGGGCGTGGACGTCAGCTTCTACAGCGCCGACCCGACGGTGTTCGACGCCGTCACCCGGGTGCCGGGGAGCTTCGACCGGGTGATGGCGTCCATCGAGCTCCTGACGGCGGCCGGACTGCCGCCCCGGCTCAAGACGCCGGTGATGCGCGCCAACGCGTCCACCCTGGCCGCGACCTGGCGCTACGCCCGCTCGCGGGGCTGGCCCTTCCTGGTGGACTTCATGCTCGTCCCGCCCCCCGGCGGCGACGCGCAATACCTCGAGCGCCTCGACGGCGACGAGCTGATGGCGGTGTTGGCCGAATGCCGCGAGTTTCTGCAACCGGCGGATCCGGAGCGGCGGGACACGGACATGACGCTCTGCTCGGCGGGTTTCCGTTTCTGCACCGTCGACCCGGCGGGCCGCGTGTGGGGCTGCAGCTTCCAGGACGAACCGGCCGGCGACCTGCGGCGGGAGCGGTTCGTGGACATCTGGCGCGACTCGCCGGCGCTGGCGGCGTTCCGGCGCCTGAGCCGGGCGGCGTGGACGGCGTGCCGCACCTGCGCCCTGGACGCCGTCTGCCGGCGCTGCCCGGCGTTTTCGGCCCGCACCGGCGGCACCCACACCGAGCTGTCGGACGCCGCCTGCCGGCTGGGCCGCCTCGTGGCCGAAGCCGCAGGGAGCATCACCACAGAGGACACAGGGGACACAGGGGACACAGGGGACACGGAGTAG
- the fliI gene encoding flagellar protein export ATPase FliI, whose translation MSDLTAPIDFSKYFRDLDESPLVEVRGRVTEVVGLIVKAVVPNVWVGELCLIKTPHTSEPVKAEVVGFLDNEVLLMPLGDMRFIGMNCEVIPTGHPLTVKVGDGMLGRVLDGLGEPMDFDEKGPLDYDDEYPVYNDPPDPLKRRRILSPITVGIRAIDGLLTCGEGQRIGLFAAAGVGKSTLLGMIARNALAEVNVITLIGERGREVRDFLEKDLGPEGLAKSVVVVATSNEPSLVRLKGAYVGTAIAEYFRDKGRKVMLMMDSVTRFARAQREVGLACGEPPARAGYTPSVFSELPKLLERAGNSDKGSITAFYTVLVEGDDMNEPVADEVRSILDGHIILSRDLASRGHYPAINVSLSVSRVMTSVVPSEHRQAATKLREVLATYEKEKDLIMIGAYQKGSDPRVDFAMDKIDAVNTFLKQSTEEKMGFEETVKKLKELF comes from the coding sequence ATGAGCGACCTCACCGCCCCGATCGATTTTTCGAAGTATTTCCGGGACCTGGACGAATCCCCGCTGGTCGAGGTGCGCGGCCGGGTCACCGAGGTGGTGGGCCTGATCGTCAAAGCGGTGGTCCCCAACGTCTGGGTGGGCGAGCTGTGCCTCATCAAGACGCCCCACACGTCCGAACCGGTCAAAGCCGAGGTGGTGGGCTTCCTCGACAACGAGGTGCTGCTCATGCCGCTGGGCGACATGCGCTTCATCGGCATGAACTGCGAGGTCATCCCCACCGGCCACCCCCTCACTGTCAAGGTGGGCGACGGCATGCTGGGCCGCGTGCTCGACGGTCTGGGCGAGCCGATGGACTTCGACGAGAAGGGTCCCCTCGACTACGATGACGAGTACCCGGTTTACAACGACCCGCCCGATCCCCTGAAGCGACGGCGGATCCTCAGCCCCATCACCGTGGGCATCCGGGCCATCGACGGCTTGCTCACCTGCGGCGAGGGGCAGCGCATCGGCCTGTTCGCCGCAGCCGGCGTGGGCAAGAGCACGCTGCTGGGCATGATCGCTCGCAACGCCCTGGCCGAGGTTAATGTGATCACCCTCATCGGCGAGCGCGGTCGCGAGGTGCGCGACTTCCTGGAGAAGGACCTGGGGCCCGAAGGCCTGGCCAAGTCGGTCGTGGTGGTCGCCACCTCCAATGAGCCCTCCCTGGTCCGCCTCAAGGGCGCCTACGTCGGCACGGCCATTGCCGAGTATTTCCGCGACAAGGGCCGGAAGGTCATGCTGATGATGGACTCGGTCACCCGCTTCGCCCGCGCCCAGCGCGAGGTGGGCCTGGCCTGCGGTGAGCCGCCCGCGCGCGCCGGCTACACGCCGTCGGTGTTCTCCGAGCTGCCGAAACTGCTGGAGCGGGCCGGCAACTCCGACAAGGGATCCATCACCGCGTTCTACACCGTCCTTGTCGAAGGCGACGACATGAACGAGCCGGTCGCCGACGAGGTCCGTTCCATCCTGGACGGGCACATCATCCTGTCCCGCGACTTGGCTTCCCGCGGCCACTACCCGGCGATCAACGTCTCGCTCAGCGTCAGCCGCGTGATGACCTCGGTGGTCCCGTCCGAGCACCGGCAGGCGGCGACCAAGTTGCGCGAGGTCCTGGCTACGTACGAGAAGGAAAAGGATCTGATCATGATCGGCGCGTACCAGAAAGGGAGCGACCCGCGGGTGGACTTCGCCATGGACAAGATCGACGCGGTCAACACCTTTCTCAAGCAGAGCACCGAAGAGAAGATGGGGTTCGAGGAGACGGTCAAAAAACTGAAGGAACTCTTCTGA
- the lepB gene encoding signal peptidase I gives MVRKNPKKETGGDKPVKGKAKARPKATLAETVREYVVAVLVCLVIALFVVTFIVHPMAVPTPSMDTPTERRIPGTDQTLGDYNLLVGDRLIVDKFTILANHFPLCRWLGLNHPIRRGEVVVFKAPDRKNGHYLTPYVKRVIGLPGETIEVRQNQVYIDGQQLVEPYRYHAIGEDVPTTFSEMAPLRIPDGHYFMMGDNRDHSSDSRDWGTVPEEFIFGKPLFILWSFPDTLVLEKAFPDGRYRGVHEVNDALDVVTLYTYRVLYFYETRWSRMFHFVPRGIYTLQPAPPAPAL, from the coding sequence ATGGTCAGGAAGAATCCGAAAAAAGAGACAGGCGGAGACAAGCCGGTGAAAGGGAAGGCCAAGGCGCGCCCCAAGGCGACCTTGGCCGAGACCGTCCGCGAATACGTGGTGGCCGTCCTGGTGTGCCTGGTCATCGCCCTGTTCGTGGTCACGTTCATCGTCCACCCCATGGCCGTCCCGACGCCGTCCATGGACACGCCCACCGAGCGGCGGATCCCCGGCACCGACCAGACCCTGGGCGACTACAACCTGCTGGTGGGCGACCGGCTCATCGTGGACAAGTTCACCATACTGGCCAACCACTTCCCTCTCTGCCGCTGGCTGGGTCTGAACCACCCGATCCGCCGGGGCGAGGTGGTGGTGTTCAAGGCGCCCGACCGGAAAAACGGCCATTACCTCACCCCGTACGTCAAGCGGGTGATCGGCCTGCCGGGCGAGACCATCGAGGTCCGCCAGAACCAGGTGTACATCGACGGGCAGCAGCTGGTGGAGCCGTACCGTTACCACGCCATCGGCGAGGATGTCCCCACCACCTTTTCGGAGATGGCCCCGCTGCGGATCCCCGACGGCCACTACTTCATGATGGGCGACAACCGCGATCACAGCTCCGACAGCCGCGACTGGGGCACCGTCCCCGAGGAGTTCATCTTCGGCAAGCCGCTGTTCATCCTGTGGTCCTTCCCGGACACGCTGGTCCTGGAGAAGGCCTTCCCCGACGGCCGCTATCGCGGCGTGCACGAGGTCAACGACGCGCTGGACGTCGTCACCCTGTACACGTACCGCGTCTTGTACTTCTACGAGACCCGCTGGAGCCGGATGTTCCACTTCGTGCCCCGCGGCATCTACACGCTGCAGCCCGCCCCACCCGCTCCGGCGCTCTGA
- a CDS encoding DMT family transporter, protein MKDFHRGTILALLSAISGAYLFIFSKHVLAYVGPATYCSYYYLFAAVYFTAWLALSRQRTLFRIPPRAAGKLLLIAGLESVSVFALFTAVRLMDPTLASFFNNSQTVFIIVLSAVFLKERFNRLESLGTAVALGGILLISYRSAEPALLGMALTLLSAGCFSCTVVLVKKNLGDLPPLTIALYRAVALMAVFNIYALAGPGLEPVSPSLLAYTAAGALFGPFLNILFYFYSLKYFEASKTSLVRASQPIFVLINAALFLHSVPAPREIAGGLVIILGLYILVLGHERSLAAPPPDPVR, encoded by the coding sequence ATGAAGGATTTCCACCGCGGCACCATCCTGGCCCTGCTCTCCGCGATCAGCGGCGCCTACCTGTTCATCTTCAGCAAGCACGTCTTGGCCTACGTGGGTCCGGCCACCTACTGCAGCTACTACTACCTGTTCGCCGCCGTCTACTTCACCGCCTGGCTGGCGCTGTCCCGCCAGCGGACGCTGTTTCGGATCCCGCCCCGGGCCGCCGGCAAGCTGCTGCTCATCGCGGGGCTGGAAAGCGTCAGCGTCTTCGCCCTGTTCACGGCCGTCCGGCTCATGGATCCGACACTGGCTTCGTTCTTCAACAACTCCCAGACAGTCTTCATCATCGTGCTGAGCGCCGTCTTCCTCAAGGAGCGCTTCAACCGCCTGGAGTCGCTGGGCACGGCGGTGGCGCTGGGGGGCATCCTCCTCATCTCCTACCGATCGGCGGAACCGGCACTGCTCGGCATGGCGCTGACGCTGCTATCGGCCGGCTGCTTCTCGTGCACCGTCGTGCTGGTCAAGAAAAACCTGGGCGATCTCCCGCCTCTGACCATCGCCCTCTACCGGGCCGTGGCGCTCATGGCCGTGTTCAACATCTACGCTCTGGCCGGCCCGGGACTGGAGCCGGTGAGCCCGAGCCTGCTGGCGTACACCGCCGCCGGCGCCCTGTTCGGCCCCTTCCTCAACATCCTGTTCTACTTTTACTCGCTGAAGTACTTCGAGGCCTCCAAGACGTCGTTGGTGCGGGCCTCCCAGCCCATCTTCGTGCTCATCAACGCCGCGCTGTTTCTCCACAGCGTTCCCGCGCCTCGCGAAATCGCCGGCGGCCTGGTCATCATTCTGGGGCTCTATATCCTCGTCCTGGGCCACGAGCGGTCACTCGCGGCGCCGCCGCCGGATCCGGTCCGTTGA